Genomic DNA from Triticum dicoccoides isolate Atlit2015 ecotype Zavitan chromosome 4B, WEW_v2.0, whole genome shotgun sequence:
accttaatgttctgatgatgtctagatatacctgtaagagcagcagcagcaacaacaacaccaacacagCAACAGTTAACTGTAGTTAATGGACCGATATTTGTAACAATGTAATAAACTACATCCACctgtaatataagatgttaattcatccaatatgtgagtatattggattcaATAAGATCTTATATAATGAGACGGAGAGAGTgtttactacatcattgtgcaatttttGTTTAACTTCTTAATatcaacttggtgcttttaggtacatatgtcattcgcAAAGTTCCATGCTTCGACCCTTTCTACGTATGGGGGAATGAGACATTCATGAACCATCATCAAATGAGGAAACTAATAAAGATTGTTATTGAAATGGGTAAAAGATTtcaatcaaactatttgtttacactttatgcaagacaacaatgAACTGTAGCATGATAAATAAGAACTCTGTAGTCTTCTTTTTACTGccaataatgagttgtgttagatggcaATGTCTGAACCTTATTTCCTTCGTAGTGGtttccaaagcagtttactcaatattacctctcaaactacatgattggcggccggccatcacaaggagttggactagagtcatgcgtgccttctgcatggaggagggcacaataggggcattccgcttcaccttgttcagcaaccagaatgtccctcgcctctttctttaccatctttaatagtacaagtatactaccctacttcatcattctttatttggtgcttatataTTCTTGTTttgatgtaattcttgaacatatgtacctgtgaatcgaataatgcattggttgttgaaCCTAATGGATATGAATGAAACTATAGCCTACTTTTAAATTGAAATTTGGTACAATTTTAAAcatcagcaattaaattagggtaaAGATACGCTCtgcaggtcattacggcgcacACGGTCTATAAAAGCACAAcatgtgtgatatacatcataatccaacACGGTTCATGGAGAGGAAACGTGTGTAACCATGGACACAGTTGCCGTTTTCAAAGCATGTGTtacgtcagacaatatcacaaaaggTTCTAGAAaattaaatgtgtgtgattgtagcCTTACTGTACATGCTTTACAATCACAAACTGTTTGTGATGTGacgcgcatcgtaaacgtagagCCAGTTTGGTACGTGCGTGGAAAAAGCCCGGACTGCGTCTGGTACGGTAAAACCACAGAAGTCCGACTGCGATGGTAATGCGAGCACACACGAGTAGAAAGGATGGAGCGTTTGGGATATGCGAGATATCACAAACAGTTGTATGAAGAATCGCGTTTGGGATACATACCGGCAACGCATACGCTTAGTTATGCAAAACGTATGCATTGCTACTACCTACCTCTGGCGGTTTTTGcgccatgtgggaaggacccccctatcgtccacactcactaggcgatggtttAAAATgctgtcgcagaaaggggttaaaaactgtttggatAGCAGCTCACTGTACCAATGTCGCTATCCTCGAGAACAGTAGCGGTGCCCGCACCAAAAAGCTATGGGTTCAAGTGCACTAATCTCTCTAAATGTTTTGATTTTTGCACAAATACAATAGAACTAGACTTCCAATCAAAAAGTTGTGGGGCAGTTGACCCCACACCTTACAAGTAGAATCACCCCTGCTCGAGAGGAGGGGTAACATCATCATTAAGGGCAGTCTTGCTGTCCGGCTCGCCCTCTTTGCCATCTATGGAGGTCGTGGTGACCACACCCCTCTTCTTGGGAGAGGCCTTGACCTCCTTTGGGACCTCCAACAGCGCGGGCTCCAGCAACCCCAGCATGACTGGGTTGAGCTCCTGGCCTGAAAGCGGGGGCTCTGATCGAAAATCAGTGAAATCTGCGATGCCCTACGAGACAGTAACGGTTCAGAAGAGGAAGTTTGGTAGTCACGCCCAAAAGAGAGCGATGAAGAAGAAGCATACCTCTCTCATGGGAGCGTCATGGTAGAAGGGCTCCACCTTGATCTCCATGAATAACGCGTCGGCATCTAAATCGGTCGACATACTAATCCGACAatgaacctcctcctcctccttgagctcatcagGGGAAACCCACATGGGATCCTCTCGCCCCTTGTACGAATACATTAGTGCCTCCTGGGTTTGCAATAGGAGGACATGGCATTGCACCGAGGTCCTCAAGATGTGGATCCCTCCCAAGCTATCGGTCTTCAGGCGCGCCGGGGCATCAACAAGCAACTGGGTGTCTTTGGAAAGGGCGTGAAGGGAATCCCAGGAGGGAAGTCGCCTCGGAGCCCCACCGATGAAGGCCGATAGGCTGATGCCGAGGCCGGGGATGTAAAGTCAGGTCTTGTGCCACGCTCATAGAGAGTTGGGAAATGGCACAAGGAAGAATTTGGAGGACGGTCCCAGCTGAAGGCTCAGCCCTCCGAGGTTGCGATTCATTTGTCTGCACCTGAATGCAAAAGAAATAGCAGAATAACTCAAAGCAAGGAGTCGTCCCGAGAATGCACTCCTAGAAGATAATGAAGCTGGCAATGTGGAGAACTCCGGGTTGGCGTCAAGTGGTGAAGATGACATCCAAAGAAAAATACGAGTCCCTGTATGAACTTGTGTAGGGGAAACCAAGACCGCGGCAAAAAAATCTTGATGGAGCGCGCGCTTGTCGGTGACCAGCGTTGGAGGGACTTCTCCCTTTGCGGATATCCAATATGTTAGGTTTGTCAGAAATAACCCCTTCGTCTTCAGCCTTCTGTCCTCCGCCTCTGAGGTGGCTGAGGGGAACCACTTGTCGATGGTCTTGTTGGCCTTCTTCCTCTCCGTCGGCTCCTCGGCGGTGCCGTCCCTCTTTTGGTGAAAGTGGAATGGCGAAAGTGGAGATCAAGGAGCTCAACGGAGCCACGAGGAAGAAGCAAAAAGAGGAAGGCAGAATGCAGGGCTTACCACTCTTTCCCCCTCTTTATATTACCGCGATAAGCGCTAAACAATCAGGATTAATGGCGCGACACGCGCCCCAATACTCATGCACTTGGCACTTATGTAGACATTGGTGTTAAACTCCGGGCACCCTCACCATAATTGTAGTGAAGGCCTGTCTCCAGGAGACCCGATAATGATCGTAGCCAGGTTCCCCATGACAACCTTCCTCATGTGAGGAGCTGGCGCCATCCCCAAGAACTTGAAGGACTCATGGGCAACTGGTGGCGGGATGACCCGGGGTAGGCCCATGACAAGGGTTCGGCCCAATATGACCAACGACCCAGTAGTTGTCAAGAGTATCACTCGGCTGAGCCAGTCCAATGAAGCCCATTCGGTGGAGCGTCGTGAACCTCATCTAAAAATTCACCATACCGTCCATCCGACTGGACCAAGACGTGGTCAATCCAGACAAATGCACCTGCAGTGCCATCAAGGCGACTCTTATGGCGATGTGGTAATGCCACTAGTAATTGCCGCCATTATGGCCGTTATCACATCATGGCTCTTAACAACCCTTTTATCTCCACCTTCTCAGCCGTAGTATATAAGGAGAAAATGGTGCGAGACATAGACATAGTCACTTAAGTCTACATGCCAGATAATTTCTTTGTAATCACTTGACTCAAACAAGGGAAAAACATCCAAGTAGGAGGAGTGTTACCACTAGAACAGGGGATATCTTCCACATGCGCCTTGCCTCCACAAAATCCCCAAATCATGAGTATTGTCGCAAAATTCCCTCAACAATCTACAATACCAAGTTTTCTTtattagattcattatgaaatatatcttacattatatatatatatatatatatatatatatatatatatatatatatatatgatatcaTAGATATTAGCACATTTTCTATGCAAATAGTCAAACTTTAATTTGTTTGCCTCAGGACAATCCTACAACTCAATTATTTTGGAATGAAGGGGTCCCTCACTAGGCTCTCTACAATTTATCTGTGTATGTATGccatctactacctccgtcctggtttattggtccctatcGTATTTTGCGTCAAATTTTGATAATAGATTTAACTGAAAAATGTTAATGCATATCATAAAATataatatcattgaaaactatgttcaaataagaATCCAACGATATAAGTTCTGGTGACATGCATTAACCTTTTTTAGTTAATTTTTTGGTCGTGCGCTCCACGCCTTTGCCCGACCAATTAGTTCATAGTTGGGGTGAACTCATGAGTGCTTTGACCACATTCGATGGATTATTTAGCAACTAGATGTGATGGTAGTCGGCGTACTGAATTTATGTGTTTACTGCTTATCTACCATGGTCCCAACACATGCTATAATATTTCATGAATGTTTGATTGATCACGACACATATCCACGCTTCTACTTATGGGTGGTCATTGCTTTGAGAGATGCTACAAGTGAACCTATGAACTTTGGTCCAATTTTCATACGTAAGTGATTCTCCAACTTATGTTTACATGCATTTTATTTTTTGCAATTAATTATTCCGAAAATActaaaatacttccaacacattctACGATCATAAATTATTACAACCAGGAAAGCTAGTGAGATTGGAAACCTCGTTAGAACAGATGGGATCATAAATAGATTCTTAATTCCTTTCTAAGTGTTTCTCGAATGAGGGTAGCGATGTTGCCTACGGATTTATAACTTGGTTTCTCAGTTGTGGGGAAAGTTATCCATGCTACAAACCCTTGCATTGAGTGGCCTAAAACCTACATACCATTCGACAATCCTTGGAGTACCAGCTGTCGGATAATTAACCGTTGTATATTGCTCTATGCTTCATTAGTCCATTTATTGGCCAGTTTAGATGAAAGATATGTAAAGAAAGTGGTGTATTAGATGAATTAGATCCCTATTTGTGAAGTACTCTTGGTGACAATGAGAGAGTGCAAAACTCAGTCGGATTTGCCTAAGTAAGGATAAAATATAGTTGAGTTGTTATCCCGATAATGACTTATGGATGATCCTATTCACAATGCGCTATTTTATTACTTAATATGTGAGGTGAATTCACTCTTTTCTTACCAAGAAATTCTTGGGTAATCAACTCCCATTCTACAAACAGCCAAATATGAACCTTGTCCCTCGTGGACAGGAAACACACCAGCGGTGTGCGCTGGGTGATTCCATTGTGCCTTTTGCAGTTGACCATCTGGATAGTTGACCGGAATATCACTTTGATTCGCGTGGCCAACAGGCAAGAGTAAGGGTTTTCGACACCTTCGGTGGAGTATTAACCATTAGAGCAATGGTAGGTTGTCTAATGGTAATGAAATTATGGAtacactagtcgtcaacccgtgcctcTGCACGGGCTAGCACTTCTTAGTTCCTACTACTTCATGTTTTTTGTACGATACAAAATATCTGACAACAATAAGACGTTCTTGAAGTTCTTACTATGTTCAATTTTTTGTATGATACAAAATGTCTGACGGTAATAAGATGGTTTCTTGAATTGTCATTAAAAGTGCCATGAATTATTTTTATTAGTTAGACATATGGCTAATAGGAGTTATAACCCTTGAACCAATGTCtcattattatttttgaaaaaccGAATGTTCACAATGATATATACACATTGTTCTCGTGTGATTGCAAAAGATCTCAGAGTTATATGCAATGTAAAAGAATGTGAGTTGATATTTATCTATTTAATGTTTATTAGTGTGGATTAAAGATATAGACATGTACATGTAGCACTATATATTCTACATCATGGAGTAGATAATTCATGTACGTAAAAATCTTTTTTTATTATAATTTCTGGGAAAATATCTTAACCAAAATGTATGCCCAAACAATGGACCTTTAATATTAACTATCACTTCATAAAAAAAAATATTAGTTCTGAAACACAGTATGGACTCTGGACGTAGTGGTGGAATAACACATTTAAAGTCTATAGACCTACATGCACTATGTACGCACGTAAGAATCTATTTTGACTCTCAACGATATATCACACTTGTATCTATGAAGCTACAGGAAACTATGAGCGTGTTCGGCAGCTCTCCGCTCCGCAGGTGCGCTCCTGGAGCGGCCCGCAACCTATTTTCTCGGAGTCGCCAAAGCGTCGCTCCGTGCGCTCccatattttgcagagccggatgaTTGCCGATATATCACACTTGCATCCTTTTTTCCCTTTGCTTATATGTTTTGCACGTATGATTTATTGCCACTTATGTCACATCAAATATATATACTATCAGGACTCCAGAGTCCATGTCTCagatttccttttttttccttattCAAGGGAATGGAGAGTCCTAGTGAATCACACTTGGGTTGGGATAGGAGAGCAGGCCTCACGTTTATTATTCAAGGGAGAGAGAGAGTCCTAATGGAAAACGACTCCTGTAGATGGGATAAGAGAGCACGCCTCACGCTTTCATCCAATGGCTACAAATGCATTATATATTAAATGGACGGTCAATTTTCTTTAGTTTCACGGTTTAATGTGGTGTCTCATATGGTGCcttcaattagtaaatataagataagatTGCCTATAGGACGTGATCCCAACATAAGCTATGTTGTGTCATGAATGTTTGATTGATCATTACACATAGGTAAACTTATATTTATGTTTTACCGCTGCTATGAGAGATTTTGTACTAGTGAACAACCTATGACCCTGATCCATTTCTACCGTAAGAAAACTCTCCAACCACCTATGaaagccatgcatgcatgcatgcaacgtgTTTGTAGTGAGAGCGGAGAGGGTGTGCAACCCGTGTGGATGGGCCAGTGGAGGACCAACGAGAGAAAGGAATCAAAATACGGCCGGTGTGTCGGCTAGCTGCTGTCATTTGCTCTTGGCTTGCCGCGCCAGCTGAGCCGCTCCAAATCACTTTGGCACTCGTACTACTCGTAGATAGATCACTTGGCACACGCGCAAAACAAGGAAACTATTCTGCTGAATGGCTATAATTTGTGCCAAATGGTCCGTGACCAAGAAAATGAATTATTAGGTGAGATCTGGAAGGATGAGGTTGGTCTCGTGGATTCTTAGAACTtgtagaggaaaggatgatgctctCGTTTTCTCGCACGTGAGTTGCATGCATACGTTAGTAAACGGCAGCACGGCAGCAGTATATATAGCTGCTATGCACAACTTAGatagtcacacacacacacacacacacacacacacacaacacacacacacagatagttgAAGAGATGTTTCCAGTGACGGGTTCACCGAAATGCGTTGCTTTCCGGTCAAAGCATACCGGTAAGTACCTAGGTAGCGTGCAAGCAGGGAGCGAGGAGAGCGCCGGCGGAGGCAAGTTCTTCGAGGAGCTGAGCCACGGCGCCGACGACGTCGATGTCCTTGCAAGCCCGTACACTAGATTCTACCTGGAGCCATCCAAGGAGCACGACGGGCTCCTGCACGTCAGGTGCTGCCACAACAACAAGTATTGGGTGGCCAAACATGTCGGTGAAGGCAGCGGCCACTGGATCATTGGCATCGTCAATGAACCGGAGGACGACCTGTCCAAGCCGTCATGCACGCTTTTTGAGCCCATCCCTCTCGCGGACACGGACAATAATCTATCCATCAGGTACGTACAGTACCATCTATCTCTTCTGTCTACACGTTAATTTACCAATCGTTCTATGTCTACTACTCACTCTGTCTGGAACAGTATATTTTTTTGTTAAAATTGTATTGGACAAAGCCTCCACGCAGAATCAATTAATAATTACTACCtttcgtctcataatataagatcgGTTTTGACAGTACtaacaaaaacgctcttatataatgggacagagCGAGTAATGTCTtggaggaaaaagaaaaagaaaaaagatcaaCACCGATAGCTGCTTAGTAGTCCTCATTCTAATAGGCTGGAAACGCATGCATGCAGGTTCTTCCGTCCTCAGCAGACAACAAGCTCTGAATCTGATATGACCAAGGAAAAGGGGACAACTGAAGAAGCCTACCTGTTTCTGGGAACCGGAGGGCATGAAAAAGCAGTTGATCAAGTTAAATCTCTTCATGACTTCTCCGCCATTGATCTGTCGAAGCAATTGGTACTACCTAAATATGTTGCTTTTAAAGGCGACAATGATATGTACCTCCGGGCGAGGATCATCCAGAAACGCAATTACCTGGAATTCTCATCATCTGATATTGCagattcaactgtggtcaacactaTTTTCCCCAACTATGCTAATGGGAACGTGCGCATAAAATCTAACCACTTCAATAGGTTTTGGAGGCTCAGCCCCAACTGGATCTGGGCTGACTCGGCCGACACCAGTAGCAGAGACCGTGACACGCTCTTCAGGGTGGTCATGTTGCCCGACTACATCGGTCTCCAGAACCTAGGAAACTCCAGGTACTGCAAGAGGCTAACTGCCGACAAGAAGACAAGCTGCCTTAACGCCGCCGTCGATACCATCACCCTTGAAGCAAGGTTACGGGTGGAAGAAGCCGTACTTTCGCGAGAGGTCTATGGCGTGGAGTTCAAGCTCTCCGAAGCTAGGATCTACGGCGAGAAGCCTCTTACCTTTCCCAGCATGACTTCAACCAATGACACCAACGAAACACATGCCAAGACCCTGACCCTGAAATACGAGGAGACGCAGGCCAAGACCTGGAGCTCGACTGTTAGCCTCAAGATCGGTGTCACGGCCAAGTTAAGAGCCGGGATCCCGGTCATAGCAGAAGGGAAGGTTGAGGTATCCACTGAATTCAACTCAGAGTACGAGTGGGGGTCATCCATTCAGACAACGACATCACAAGAGGCCTCCTACCAGGCTGTGGTGCCTCCGATGACCAAGGTGACAATCAGAGCGGCTGCGACTCAGGGTTCTATTGACGTCCCGTTCTCCTACACTCAGAGGGACATTCTGACCACAGGAGAGGTTGTTACCTACAAGATGGACGATGGCCTGTTCACTGGTATGAACAACTATAATTTCCAATTTGAAGCCACACAAGAGCCCATCTGATGTGAAGATGCATGCATTAGTTAGCAGTATTAAATAAAGCCATCCCAGCCTGGGAGTGGCCCGGCTTTTCTGTGCGGTGATTCGATGGTGTATTGtaatttttatttaattttttactTTGTGGGTTGTGTGCTCTTATATGTTTCCCTTTACCCACTGTATACTTTTCTATGTGATGATTGACAGAATATTGTGCCCCCTCCGTTTTGCTTTCTTTGGCGTAGTTATTGTAATTTAGATCATCTCTAGCAGCTGTTGATACGGTTACGTATACACGTTTTGGATGAGGATATGGCCAAACAGGCCTCCAtccactcatctaaacaattttgtaaaTATAGACGCCCTCGAATTTTGTCTTGAATCACCACCACGATGTAGGAGTATCCCTAGGGATGGAAAGTTGTAACCAACCCAAGCAGAGAGAAACTTGTCTTTGCAGGAGTTATGAGTGCACTAATCTGATTTCCAGAAGTACCATTAATCTCTATAAGGATATGCCAGTAAATTATAACAAAAAAAATTAATTGTGAAATTATTTCCTATCTAACAAGATACATGGCAAGCTCATATGGCTATACTTGATTAGTAGTTTCATGTAGTTATATTCTGTCTAACAAGATACATGGCCAGCTCACCAGAACAttacaacttgtttgggactaaaggattttttgttgttgttgttgttgttgttgttgttgttgttgttgctcttgttgttgttgttgttgttgttgttgttgtaatcaCCAGAACATGTGACCGGCTTTAGCTGCTGTTGGCGGGAGATTTGTTCTGGTTGTTGATCGACTGAAATTTGGCCTTCTCTTGAGGTGCAtgtgtttgttggaaatatgccctagaggcaataataaaaggattattattatatttctttgttcatgatagttgtcttttattcatgctataattttattatccggaaatcgtaatacacgtgtgaataattagaccacaacatgtccctagtgagcctctagttgactagctcgttgatcaacagatagtcatggtttcctgactatgaacattggatgtcgttgataacgggatcacatcattaggagaatgatgtgatggacaagacccaatcctaagcatagcacaagatcgtgtagttcgttttgctagagtttttcccatGTCAAGAATCTTTTCCTTAAGACcacgagatcgtgtaactcccggataccgtaggagtgctttgggtgtaccaaacgtcacaacgtaactgggtgcctataaaggtgcactacaggtatcttcgaaagtgtctgttgggttgacacggatcgagactgggatttgtcactctgtattacggagaggtatcactgggcccactcggtagtgcatcatcataatgagctcaaagtgaccaagtgtctggtcacgggatcatgcattacggtacgagtaaagtgacttgccggcaacgagattgaacgaggtattgggataccgacgatcgaatctcgggcaagtaacataccgtctgacaaagggaatagtatacggggttgcttgaatccttgacatcgtggttcatccgatgagatcatcgaggagtatgtgggagccaacatgggtatccagatcccgttgttggttattgaccggagagccgtctcggtcatgtctgcatgtctcccgaacccatagggtctacacacttaaggttcggttatgctagggttgtatgaatatgagtatgcagcaaaccgaatgttgttcggagtaccggatgagatcccggacgtcacgaggagttccataatggtccggaggtaaagaattatatataggaagtgctgtttcggccatcgggaaagtttcggggtcacccagtattgtaccgggaccatcggaagggtcccgggggtccaccgggtggggccacctatcccggagggccccgtgggctgaagtgggaggggaaccagcccctagtgggatggtgcgTCCCCCctggggccccctgcgcctagggttggaaaccctaggtggggggcgcgccccacttgccttggggggcactccaacccccctggccgccgccccccttgggagattggatctcccagggccgcgccccccctgggggcctatataaaggagggggagggagggcagccgcaccctgtgtcttagcgcctccctccccctgctacacctcttcctcctcccgcaatagcttggcgaagccctgccggagttctgctgcatccaccaccacgccgtcgtgctgctggatcttcatcaacctctccttcccccttgctggatcaagacggaggagacgtcacgctgaccgtacgtgtgttggacgcggaggtgccgtctgttcggcgctaggatctcgggtgataggatcacgacgagaacgactacctcaaccccgttctcttgaacacttccgcacgcgatctacaagtggtatgtagatgcatctctctcctatcactcgttgcttagatgaactcatagatggatcttggtgaaaccgtaggaaaaaatttattttctgcaacgttccccaacagtggcatcatgagctaggtctatgcgtagttctctattgcacgagtagaacacaaatctgttgtgggcgtagatcttgtcaacttgcttgccactactagtcttttcttgcttcagcggtattgtgggatgaagtgccctagaccgaccttacacgtatgcttacgtgagacaggttccaccgactgacatgcactagttgcataaggtggctagcgggtgtctgtctctcctactttagttggagcagattcgatgaaaagggtccttatgaagggtaaatagaagttgacaaaatcacggtgtggttattcgtaggtaagaaaatgttcttgctagaacccaattgcagccacgtaaaagatgcaacaacaattagaggacgtctaacttgtttttgcagcaattgtcatgtgatgtgatatggccagaaattgtgatgaatgatgaatgatatattgtgatgtatgagatcatgttcttgtaataggaatcacgacttgcatgtcgatgagtatgacaaccggcaggagccataggagttgtcttaattattgtatgacctgcgtgtcaatgatttaacgccatgtaattactttactttattgctaaaccgttagctatagtagtagaagtaatagttagcgagcaacttcatggaggcatgatgatggagatcatgatgctggagatcatgatgatggagatcatggtatcatgccggtgacgaagatgatcatggagccccgaagatggagatcgaaggagctatatgatattggccatatcatgtcactactttatataattgcatgtgatgtttattatgttttatgcatcttgtttacttagaacggcggtagaaaataagatgatcccttataataatttcaagaaagtgttccccctaactgtgcaccgttgctaaagttcgtcgtttcgaagcaccacgtgatgatcgggtgtgatagatccttacgttcacatacaacgggtgtaagacagttttacacatgcataaacacttagggttaacttgacgagcctagcatgtacagacatggcctcggaacacaagagaccgaaaggtcgaacatgagtcgtatggaagatacgatcaacaaggagatgttcaccgatgatgactagtccgtctcacgtgatgatcggacacggcctaatca
This window encodes:
- the LOC119292053 gene encoding uncharacterized protein LOC119292053, with amino-acid sequence MFPVTGSPKCVAFRSKHTGKYLGSVQAGSEESAGGGKFFEELSHGADDVDVLASPYTRFYLEPSKEHDGLLHVRCCHNNKYWVAKHVGEGSGHWIIGIVNEPEDDLSKPSCTLFEPIPLADTDNNLSIRFFRPQQTTSSESDMTKEKGTTEEAYLFLGTGGHEKAVDQVKSLHDFSAIDLSKQLVLPKYVAFKGDNDMYLRARIIQKRNYLEFSSSDIADSTVVNTIFPNYANGNVRIKSNHFNRFWRLSPNWIWADSADTSSRDRDTLFRVVMLPDYIGLQNLGNSRYCKRLTADKKTSCLNAAVDTITLEARLRVEEAVLSREVYGVEFKLSEARIYGEKPLTFPSMTSTNDTNETHAKTLTLKYEETQAKTWSSTVSLKIGVTAKLRAGIPVIAEGKVEVSTEFNSEYEWGSSIQTTTSQEASYQAVVPPMTKVTIRAAATQGSIDVPFSYTQRDILTTGEVVTYKMDDGLFTGMNNYNFQFEATQEPI